Below is a genomic region from Helianthus annuus cultivar XRQ/B chromosome 2, HanXRQr2.0-SUNRISE, whole genome shotgun sequence.
tcatcatactcagtaaatcccaccaatagcaaagctaaggtagggtctgagtatggtaagatgtagacagccttatcTCTACGCCGTCGGAATAGAGAAGCCGCTTTCAGTGAGagccccggctcgatagtagctttgcatcaagccttggatataaggcacataacactcaacaatcgggacaaagaccgattagtgcatggtCCCTTTTGTCTTTCTACTATCAACGCCACAACATgatgatgatgcatgattaaccgtcctccgtttataacgttattttcacgaacttagtaaaataatgttaaaattagtgcaatttcacttttgcccttcgagcgtccacacatatatacattatatgcgcataccgcaagcggggcgaatatatactaaataataaaaaaattatatctttaaaaacaccaTGTATtccacgggttaaataaatgtaattttgtatagtaaatgatATGCTATTGGATTCGTTTAAAAAAGCATGAATTTGGTTCGTTTTAATTTGAATCAAGTCATAAACTTGGTTAAGTTTAATTCGAATTGATTAGAACCCCAATTGGGAAAATCTAAAACAAAATTATATTATAAGCTTCTCTTCCTAATTAGTGTTTTTTAAAGTTTGATCTAATGTCTAATAAGttattttgtatattttgttTGTACTTTAAATTTTTTATATAAGCGTATTATTGTTTTTTAAGTTTAAGATAATTGTTTTGTgctattatttaaaaaatctttaatttataatttaaatttgaAGATAATATATTATTAGATTAAATAGAATGATTCTATCCGATATTTAAAGTaagataatatttaatattaattgattatttattatttaattacttgatataagataaatataaaaaTACAGGAAATTAAAATATACACTTATTGAATGACATGTGTCtcaaatcaggtttcttttattatatagtataaatATAGATATAGATGATGAAACCAAGTAAATATTTATATATGAGTTAAATGTAAACAACTCAAATAACATTACATGCATTGTTGTTTGGATGAAATAATATTATACGAATGGTATAAATCTCCTATGAAAATAGTTGTCGTCTTTAAATTACAATTACGTATATTAAATGTAAATTTCTTTATgggttttaaataatgtaaataAACGCTATATATGACAAATAACAATTTCAGAATAATTTGTATGGCGATTATATAATCAAAATTAAATCCATAAATTATAGATTAGATTTAAAATACATTTTAGACTTTAGATttacaatcaaaataaaattctaatataatatttaaatctttttaatttaaaatttatcaataaattattgatgccctcgttgaatgacatgtgtcccaaatcaggtttcttttattatatagtatagatatagatatagatatgtattcttttattaaattaattaaagCCACAATCAAAGAATGAAAGTATCAATAACAATGAACACACAAATGCCATGTATTTTTTCATTGCATCACTTCACATATAAAAGATATACAAGAAAAACTAGCGACAATACTTGTTATACAAGATATTAACTTTGATAGTGGGAATTAAGTAGATAGGTTGTCTGCCTTCAAAGCACATGGAAGATGAAACATACACACCTTCATGACTTGTTCAATTCTTCAAAACAACGGCAATCAACTGCATACTCACACTCGGAACACCTAAGTATCATCTCGAGCCGCAATTCCCTAGCACACACACTGCATAGACCATCACTTTTAATCCCTTGGACAAATGTTAGAGGATGTGGGTGTCCATCAGTCTTATGAATGCTCCCAAACTTCATATTTAAAAACAAATAGACACCTCTTTTATATGTAGAATGGGTTTGTGTTTCACACTGAAGTATTAAAGGAGCACAATCAGAATGCACTGATTGGCTACACACATCACAATGATAGAAACAATTATGAGGATTCAATTCTTCCTCACAAATTTCACAAAAGTATTCACTCTTGTCGTTTTCAATTGGGAGGTAACTGATGTGCATTGGATGTTTGTCATAAGGGTGCCTAATTGTGTTAGGCAACAACAAAGCACACCACGGATGAATATACACATCACAAAAGCTGCAACTCAAAATATAATCGGAAATTGAGGGTATGTGACACATAAGACAATATCTAGTGCGCCGATCCTTCGTAATTGAAAGAAGATGATTTGGGTGAGATTCATGTGTGATTTTCTCAGGCATAAACCCAGAAGTAACATCAACGTAAAATCCACATTCGACACAACCATAAGCAAAGCCAATGCAATCTAAGAGGCAAACTCCACAATGAAATATGTTAAACATATTGGGGATGTTTGTCATTAGAAGGAGGGGATGTTGTGGGTGAGCTGGGTGGTTGTCTACTTTTGTTGGAAGCCGCCGAGTACACCATTCATGAAGAGCAAAGTTGCAGTTCTCATCTTCTTTGGCCCGACACTTGTAGAACGGCATCTCCATGATTGGTCTCACACATCCGCTGCATAATAATTCTATCTTTTTCATTGGGTTATGACACATGATCTTTGAAGAGGTTGACCCAATGCTTCCAGCTGTGTCAACTAAAATTAACTCATGTTGATGATTCATATGTCGTAGGCTTACCTCATGTTTACCATAATCAGCAGGCCCaagtttttttgaaaaataaatgTTTGGGTATGCTACAGGTTTCATCAGGAAATAAATGGTAAATGGAGAAGATTAGGATAGTCAGCATCTTTATAGTTTTTAACGGGTTGACCTCCACCTAAAAGATTGGAAATAAAATAACTTGGTTATTATTTATCAAAAAAGCAGCATAAATAAGGATAATAAGTTTGTTAATAACCAATCAGATGGAATGAAGGCTGATTCTAAATACACCCCCCTCCCTCCTGATTATACCCCCCgcttgtgagaggaaaactgcCGGTCCCACGTGGGtcccacctgtaagtatgtgagaggaggggggtGTAAAAAGTAATTaggggggtgtagaaagtagcacccgGAATGAATCTTATATAAAAAGAAATAGTAATTATACCAATAGAATAGACAAGATGGACATGAATGACTCTCTTCTTGATGTTGCACAATCTAGATGGGCATAGTATATACATTTCTCGCATTTGTATATCCAAAGACCCTCCTTGTAATCAAAATATCCATTACATACTCTGCATCTAGGATAATATCTAGCTCTTATCTCTTCTATTGGGCAGGAATAAGAAAGGGTGAGTGGATGGGTATGGTTGAAAATGACATTTGTAGTATGTTGGATTAACAAACGTTTTGGCAGGAAAGCACAATCAATGTGTATGGCGAAGTTAGAACATGTGGTACAGTGAAAGAAGACCCCTCTATGTTCCTTCCCACAAGCGGCACACTCACATAAAATGGGTTTGGAGCTGAGAGACACTAGTGGGTGTGGATGGCTAGGGTGGTAGATTCTCCTTTTGTCTACTTCCATAACACAATTTACATCCTTTACAAACAAACAATCAATGCAGATATACAGTGCACCTCCCTCGTGATATCTTTGACAATTAAGGCACGTCCAATCGTTGTCAGCTTTACAGAGGGTTAAAGGATGTTGGTGTGATGGgtgttttaatgtttttgggaGCTCTGCACAGAATTTATGAAGAGCGAAATCACATGAATCATGTATACATTTATAGTAGTACCTGTAATACTCGTTGATATCTTCATCGCACCGCTTACAAGTACATGAAAATGAAATCATAATCTCCTTCACATCCTATAGTATAAGGGTTCGTTATGTAATTAGTATAAAGTAGTTTATGTTAGAATTAGATTAGTGATAGAAGTGCGGGGACTAGATGCGACAAATCGAAAGTTAATAACCTACATGTTGGATCAATACATCCAGGGGACGTACCCCTTCTCTGATCGACGACAGCAAGCACAGGGACAAAGGACGCAACCCTTTATCTTCGATTTCAGCCACAAGATCAAAAGACATACCTGTTCGTGAAGGGACACGTCTATTGGATTCGCACCTCTTCGATATGTATAAATAGGGTTAGGATTTTCAATTGTAAAAACAATTTCTCAATCATTCTGTACAATCACATTCAATCAGGTTCAATTGAATTCTTGTTGTTTATTCTATTTGCTGTTTCATCTTTATTTTCGTATCAAGTTCATAGATTGggaccaacaattggtatcagagccaagggcTCAATTCTGTTCAATTCAATTTGTTTGGCAACCGTGATTATAATCGATTCAGAGAAAATCGACAGACACAAAAAAATCGATTCAGTAATTATAAATTGATTCAGAACCAGAACCCACGAAGCCAGACGAAAGACGAAATCGATTCAGTATACTTCGAAACGCAATCTGCAAACCAGGAGGAAATCGACTCAGACAATTTGATTCAGCGAAAATCAAATCAGTATTGAAGAAAGAGAAGCATAATCGATTTGGTATATAATCGATTCAGTACCAGAAAGCCACCAGGAAGGAACTGACAGAAGAATCCAACCATAAATCGATTTCAGATTTACAAATCGATTCAGAACACAGGAAGAGAGAAACCGAAAATCTCAAAGATCGAAATCGCCGACTACGATCTTCGTCTCAGTTACTCGTGTTGTGTTCGAAAAAGGGAAAATTTCAAGTTTGTTCATTGGCCACAACAAAAAAGCAAAAGAGTTCAGAATTACATAGGATTCAAAAATTCCAGGTTATACGTTCTTATTATTCTGGAATTTTAAAATTACTACAGTTTTTTAATAATTTAGTTTAGTGATTCCCGTTAGAATCATTGTTGGTTTAGAAGAAAACCTAAGTCACGATGTCAGGAAAATCATCGTTAGATACGAACAATAGTGCAACTGTACCACACAAGGATATAGGATCCTTGACACATTTCCAATGCCCCATTCTGACATCTACAAACTATACCATATGGGCTATCGGTATTAAAACCATACTTGAAGCAAACGGGCTATGGGAAATGATAGAACCAAGTGCTGGTACGCAACTTGATGTCAAGAAAGACAAAGCCGCAATAGCATACTTGTTTCAAGCACTATCAGAGGATATAGTATTACAAGTTGCAAGTTATAAGAGCGCAAAAGAAATTTGGGAAGCTTTGAAGGTTAGATATGTTGGTGTAGACCGGGTGCAGAAGGCACGCCTACACACTCTCAAATCAGAATTTGAGATGCTACAAATGAATGATGAAGATACGATCGATTCCTTCACCGCAAAGTTGACAAGTATTGTTACAAGAGCAAACGGCTTGGGATCAACATTTGATCAACCAACCCTAGTGCGGAAACTTTTAAACTCCGTGCCAGAAAGATTCATTCAGATTATTGCATCTATTGAACAATACTCAGATTTAGACACTATGACTCTTGAAGAAGCAATTGGAAGATTAAAAACCTTCCAAGAAAGAATCAAGTGTAAGAAAGGAATCCTTGGAGATAGCCAAGACAAACTCTTGTTCACACATTACGACAACAATTTTGGTCGTGGTAGACACTCTGGAAACCGTGGACAAGGAAGACTTAATCAGTCACGAGGCCGAGGCCGTGGCAAGTTCAGacaagaagaaagagaagatgacAAGTCACAGGATAATAATCATGATTATAATAGACGGAAGAGATACCCAAGAAATCAAGACAAATTCGTGTTTGACATAAACAATGTAAggtgctataattgtaatgattATGGACACTATCCCTCAGATTGTCCTAAACCAAACCAAAGAAAAGAAGAAGCAAATATCGTGCAAGAAGACGAAGAACCAACTCTTCTAATGGCACAAGTTGAAGAACTGGATCAAGATGTCAAGCAAGTAACGGGTAGAAAGCCGATGCTCAGAGACAAGGATCTACTACAACAAGCTCGTGATAAAAATGGAGAAGCACATGATGACGAGCAAGACATAGAGAAAGATCAAGGTGCAACTCAAGGATGTTCGAGATTAGGGGGGTGAATGAAATCATAATCTCCTTCACATCCTATAGTATAAGGGTTCGTTATGTAATTAGTATAAAGTAGTTTATGTTAGAATTAGATTAGTGATAGAAGTGCGGGGACTAGATGCGACAAATCGAAAGTTAATAACCTACATGTTGGATCGATACATCTAGGGGACGTACCCCTTCTCTGATCGACGACAGCAAGCACAGGGATAAAGGACGCAACCCTTTATCTTCGATTTCAGCCACAAGATCAAAAGACATACCTGTTCGTGAAGGGACACGTCTATTGGATTCGCACCTCTTCGATATGTATAAATAGGGTTAGGATTTTCAATTGTAAAAACAATTTCTCAATCATTCTGTACAATCACATTCAATCAGGTTCAATTGAATTCTTGTTGTTTATTCTATTTGCTGTTTCATCTTTATTTTCGTATCAAGTTCATAGATTGGGACCAACAGAAAACTCATCTTGTGGAACCAAATCCTCTTCCTtctcctcttcatcatcagatTCGTCGTCTACATCTTCAACGTTCACCTGCAAATCAATGAGCATCAGTGGATGCTCGTGCTCAATTACCTTCATcatagttttatatatatatatatatcaatgtGGTTAAGATTAATATACAGTGCTACACGTACTCCTATGTACTTATTTATAGCAAGGAAAAGGAAAAAGCAGATATTATTCTTGGAAATATATCCTTGAAATCGAGTGGATCTACTTTTGTTATTTGTACATTTGCTTATTCTTTGGCAACTCATACACCAGAGaacaaaacaagaaaaaaaagaTTATAGTTAAATATAGAGGGGGCAATCCTAACCCTAAAACTATCATATGGGTCAGTTTGGGTTAAAAACTTTAGAAAATGGGTTGTTTTGGGTAAAGGAATTTAAACAAGGGGGTCAAAGCGGgtcttttaaaaatataaaagtcATATTTACGGGTCATTTAGGGTGGAATAAATTACAACAACGGGTCAATACGGGTTAGGGTTTTAGAACACAAGAAACTACGGGTTAGTCAACAGTCGTCAGTCTTCTCTTCAGTTAATGAAAAGTCACAGACCTCCGCCCTCTGTCCTCCGCCCTCTGTCCTCCGCCCTCCGCCCTCCGCGCTCCGCCCTCCGCCCTCCGCCATCTCCTACGCCACAGACCCACACCAGTTGATTTAGGTTCTTTCGCCGTCACACCCATCAGATCTTTGATTTTCATCGACAATCGCTTCAAAACAGTTCGATTAAGAAGAAATTTCACCTTCTGGCGAAAGTTGCAGGTAATCTTTGAGTTTATAATCTCTTTGTAACCAGTTTTCAGCAATGTTTTGGTTTGATTTGCAATTTGTTGTCTAGAAGTCTTTGGGTGATTCAAAACCTTCTCTTGATGTAGATTTTGTGTTATTGCTTAATTTAAATTTACAAGTTGAACACAAGTACAACCTCCTGAAGAAGAATATATGATGCTAgattttgtatatttatttaGAAAAGTAGTTCAGTATACTGGTAAATGCATATGCTGGGTCAAATTTGATCTTTTTTACTGTTGTTTGATGTTTTCTAGGAACACCAAATTTTTATGGGCAATTTTATTGTATGAAATTGGGATGGGGTAGATAGTTTAAAAACGTTTATGTTAATCTCGGTTGATTATATACTGTagatttgtttgattttgaatgtTTTTAAAAACAGTATGATTTGAATAGAGTTGTTGATTGGAATAGCGGATGTGAAATGAGGCGATTTAGGTTTATGTGTGTTTTGCTTCGAATTGTATTGTGAGATttgttttgattttggatgaTACTGAGAATAATATGCTTTAAGATGCTATAGAGATGGTTTATAAACGCTTATGTTTATCTCGGTTGATAAGATTTTAAGAtttatttgattattattttGAAAGGTATGTCAAACAACTCGGAATTTGAACAACATAGTGTAGAAGGGGAACATGAGGATGAAGGCAATTcatatagttcgggtaaacatCGTTCTTATGTTTGGGactattttgacccattaccGGTTGCACCCAATGGGGACAAAAAAGCAAAATGCAGTGCTTGCGGACAGGTGTATGTTACGAATGCAAGCTCGGGAACATCTAACTTAAGACGGCATATCCCTAAGTGTTTTGATATTGATCAGTCTGGTCCGGCGAAAAAACAAAGACGCGCCCCTTTAGATCAAGCGATGTACAGGGAGATGTTGGCGATTTCAATTATCAAACATAACTACCCTTTCAGCTATGTTGAACATGAGGAAACAAGAAAGTTGCACAAATTTCTACACGGTGATGTGAAATTCATAACAAGAAATACTGCAAAGGCGGATGTCTTAAAAATATACGAGCGAGAGAAGATGATTATTAAAGACAAGTTAGAAAAGGTAACCGGTAGGATATGCTTGACTTCTGATTTATGGAGTTCGATCACGACAGATGGATTTATGGCATTAACAGCTCATTATGTTGATGAGAACTGGAATCTAAGGAAAAAAGTGCTAAACTTTAGAGTTATACCCCCTCCACACAGTGGTTCCATTTTAGCAGAGCACTTGATCAATTTTTTAGCAGAATGGGGCATCGAGAAAAAAGTTTTTACCATCACACTAGACAATGCAAAATACAATGACATATTAGTAGATCGTTTGAAAGGTCATTTGCGTTTGAATAACGCATTAGTGTGTGATGGAGATTTTACTCATGTGCGTTGTTCAGCGCACGTGCTAAATCTTATCGTTCAAGCCGGATTGAAAGCAATTGAAGGGGCCATTGAAAAGGTTCGAGAGTCGGTGAAATATGTGAGAGCAAGCGCTGCTAGGAAGTATAAGTTTGCGGAATGCATACAAATGCTTTCACTACAATGTGGGAAGCATGTTCGTCAAGATATTGTAACGAGATGGAACTCTACATATCTTATGCTTGATTGTGCATTAGCTTATCGACGGGCTTATACTCGGTTAGCCTTAGTTGATTCAGTTTTTAAAACTTCTCCGTCAGAAGAGGAATGGGCAAGGGTGGAAATAATCACACGACTTTTGAAACCTTTTTATGAAATAGTAACAGGACAGGGGCACTCCGTTATATCATCACGGAAAGAAAGTTCCACGCGTTATTTCCCACCGCCGCTGCAAAAGTCCACGCGTTAATCTTCCACGAAATCAATTTTCGTTATTTTCTTCACGGCCgtgatagttttttttttttgtgagggtAATtattggttggggggaaattgttgggtgtggtggtgagtgatgaccacccccactaaaaaaaggttgtgagtgatggaaaaatggtcactgacatggcggaacatgattggatattgtgagtgatagaattctatcactagtgaccacccccctcCCCTAAGTGAGCGATCAAGCTTTATGGTTCTTTAACTAAAGTTACTTGCAACTAGGGGAAAGAATGTTCTTTAACTAAAGCATAAATTACTCATACATACGTGCATCATACCTTCCTTCTAATTGATCTAGTCGTAAAGTGAAACAGAATATATAGCTAGTGTTATCATTGAAGCAAAGATTGATTCAAAGttactattattatattataacatAAATTAGAAATCTATATGGAAACCATAACACTACCACTACTAAAGTTGCTTGGGTAGTATCGATTCAGTTCATCTCACTAAAGAACAAAAGAATAAATTTTATTTGACCCATTAATAGCTTAAATATGGTGCTTAAACTTATAATGTAAACGTTGATTACATTATCTAGAGAGTGGTAACAATAAGATGATCATCAAGTGATTTAGAGTTAAAAGTTAATGCTTAAAATATCCAAAATCATGTCTACATGACAAATATTGCTTCTTTCTTTGATATTCAAGGTAGGCTAGTCAAACATAACAAGGATCCGAAACATTGACCATCATAAGCATACCAACAGACCGCCCACCCAATATCGGCTTCTCCTCTATCCTCTCAACCAAGTGTTCCGATAGGATGAATTATCACGCAGGGAAGCATCATGTGGCTTGTATTCCATAACATATCCATGCGGAAGCTTCAAGTGTCGTTTTATCTTATCTCTTAAAGCCATCACCACCTAATCGTGAAAACAAACTTCAATAACCGGTCAAAACAGGCCAGGTTAGGTGTTGTTGACCCACAAACACTTTCTTTGTCCATTTctaaaagtaaaaaataacaaattaacaaTAATGCGataatcatgattaaaaacaaCATTATTACAATAATATCTTTAATCTTTGGACTTATTGGAGCACAAACACGTCCCAAGTTGACCCATTCATAAGTAACTAGATTAAAATAATGCAGATGATATGGTAACCTTTACCTGATTATCAGATGCATTGCGGTTCCAAACGCTCAATATATCCTCATTGAAGCGAATGCTCAACACGACCCCCACATATATTATCACTGTAATCAAGTTTGATCTCCTACCAATGCTAAAACCTGGCACCAATAACAGAAAAATTGACCGACGATAATtaatacacacacatataatcCACCTACCACCATTGCAATTAGCAGAATCCTAGAAAACCAGTCATTCTACTTCAATTCAAACTAGACTAAAGGGGGAGAATCGAAAACAATGATTAACTGATGAAAGCAACaacttgttaaaaaaaataaatatatattaaagatAATGTAACACAAAACCCCAAAATAGTTATATCTTGATATAAAGTTCAAAAATCTCATAtcttcataattaaaattaaactaaatataCAAAAAATACTATGTTTCAAGTTAATGGCGTTCAAAATAACCCATCATCCTAGGCCCaattctctttttaagttattaATTATTAATGGGCCATAGTAACAAGTTACCCTACTAAAAACAAAACAGCCGCCACCCTCCTTTCATCTTCGTTTTGGAGATCAGAAATTCAGAAGTGAACATGTTAACAATCCTCTTATCATTTCTACCTACTCCCCTTAATTAGTTTTTCTCTCATTTATCGATCTAAATCGAAGCAGTTGGTGTTGCCCCTTGCAAATCGATGTTTGGATCTTGATCAACAGTTCATTGATGGGTGTTCAGATATATTCAAAGTCTGGATGTGAGCTTCGCCGGTCCGGCtatgaaaaaccaaaaaaaaaaaataaaccgaAACATGTCGGAAACGTTTCCTACACGTCCCCATAATCCGTCCCCTGCTGCATCACGAATCCACGCCGTCCCCAACATGTCGGGGACGTTTCCCGGCCGTCCCCGTGCCGTTTCCGTCCCCTAGCAGTCCCCGGGACGGGAGACGGCACCTGCTAGGCGTTTCCGTGCATCATAGGCAACAAGTGTTCAGATATGTTTGTACCTCCCAAAGAGGACGAATCCCCTGTTTGAGAAGATGCAAAACCTTCAACGTGTAGTTAATGCAAGGCATAGGTGTCTACATAGATAATGACTAAATGTTGCATTTTTTATGACGAGTGAGTGTAGGCTTGAAAAAGTATATTGATGAACTATTACAAATGCTAAAGTCCATTACCTGCTTCATATGATGTCTGAGTACCAACTCCATATATCAAGAATACTAACCAGTCTACAAACCGGCGGGTcggttaaaaaaaccggtttcagTCTAAAACCGGTTTTTCTGTACACCTCTAATGCCAACAACGTAAAAAAACATCAGTAACACATAGCACAGTTAAACCAAACCGAAGATCTAAGTAAACTTGTAAAGCAAAGGTTCTACATAAACCATACTTTTTTTTCTCAACAAGACTACTACAATGACATACAGGTGAGAATGTCTGGCATCTGTCATCAAACAATATAAATGCATACGACAGTTGAGTTACTCTTACTGATAACAATACTAAGACGTTGCAGAAACAATCTAAACTAACAAACCAAATGGAGGAAAATCCTGCAAACCAAACGAATGCATTATCTTCTATATGCTTCCCAAATAAAACCACAGCTTTTCTATGTACTTACATATCCAATTCAACTAAAACTATGATCAGATAAATCATAGCTCATACActacaaaatctgatctaaactTTTCACTGATCTAAGCTTCCGATTTCAACTAACAATCAAACTACAGCTTTGTTCCTAGATCAGATACTAGATGGCCtgaaatttgtatgttttttcaAATCAGACATGTTAAATCTTTGGTCTTAAAACACGAGAAGCACAACGATGCAACAAGGTTTTAAATCGAGCCGCAAAGTGCAATAGCGATGCACGTTTTGTATGCGGGGTGAAAAGtgattattttatatatatatatatatatatatatatatatatatatatatatatatatatatatatatatatatatatatatatatatatatatagggtaaggttcatgcgagaaccacccttattgcgagaaccgcgagaaccaatgtgaacacaaaataaaatctaaaaaaaatcaaaaaagcactcaaaaaattttttttattttttttaatattttttaaccaaaaatcgctatatttcgttccataaaaaaaaaaaaaaaaaaaaaaaactttttttttcgagtaacagttatccatgcacatgtgcatatgtatcattacttcaacaaattcggtaatacattatcaggaatagacaattgcactttaatttacaataccattagtaatacactactttttacattaccaatattcaaaatgcacatgtgcataattaggtataaccatgatataacgtgttttggtacaaaaagtttgtgattttgaatggagaagtagacccatatacatgttttttggttagttatatctagtggttgatggtttggttatagttgtcaattttttatgtaatatgttgattggatggtataa
It encodes:
- the LOC110926462 gene encoding zinc finger BED domain-containing protein RICESLEEPER 2-like → MSNNSEFEQHSVEGEHEDEGNSYSSGKHRSYVWDYFDPLPVAPNGDKKAKCSACGQVYVTNASSGTSNLRRHIPKCFDIDQSGPAKKQRRAPLDQAMYREMLAISIIKHNYPFSYVEHEETRKLHKFLHGDVKFITRNTAKADVLKIYEREKMIIKDKLEKVTGRICLTSDLWSSITTDGFMALTAHYVDENWNLRKKVLNFRVIPPPHSGSILAEHLINFLAEWGIEKKVFTITLDNAKYNDILVDRLKGHLRLNNALVCDGDFTHVRCSAHVLNLIVQAGLKAIEGAIEKVRESVKYVRASAARKYKFAECIQMLSLQCGKHVRQDIVTRWNSTYLMLDCALAYRRAYTRLALVDSVFKTSPSEEEWARVEIITRLLKPFYEIVTGQGHSVISSRKESSTRYFPPPLQKSTR